In the Candidatus Saccharibacteria bacterium oral taxon 488 genome, one interval contains:
- a CDS encoding peptide chain release factor 2, translated as MQPLKKRIQTLQSEVEQAKAALDFAALEQELAALDERLNQPEIWHNPDEAQALAKKAASLRQTVEPWQTLWVQLADIAELMELGDDDLLPEFEAQVAALEQEFTQRKTDLLFSGPYDNREAVVRISAGVGGLDAQDFAAMLERMYLRWAEKSGMKVDTLERSTNDDAGIKTAVLEISGPFAYGKLRSENGVHRLVRLSPFNADNLRQTSFALVEVLPKIDTPDEIAIDPNDLRIDVYRSGGKGGQGVNTTDSAVRVTHVPTGITVAIQNERSQIQNKETALKILRSKLLAMKLEQHAETLSDLRAGESANWGSQIRNYVLHPYTLVKDTRTKHENRNAQGVLDGDVDEFMTAYLRESRG; from the coding sequence TTGCGGCGCTGGAGCAAGAGCTGGCGGCGCTGGACGAGCGGCTTAATCAGCCGGAGATTTGGCATAATCCGGACGAGGCGCAGGCCTTAGCCAAAAAGGCGGCTAGCTTGCGCCAGACAGTTGAGCCGTGGCAGACGCTCTGGGTGCAGCTGGCGGATATCGCTGAGTTGATGGAGCTGGGCGACGATGATTTGCTGCCAGAGTTTGAGGCGCAGGTGGCAGCGCTGGAGCAGGAGTTTACTCAGCGCAAGACCGATCTACTGTTTAGCGGCCCGTACGACAACCGCGAGGCAGTGGTGCGAATTTCGGCCGGTGTAGGCGGGCTGGATGCTCAGGACTTTGCGGCGATGTTGGAGCGGATGTATCTGCGCTGGGCGGAGAAGTCAGGGATGAAAGTTGACACGCTGGAGCGCTCGACCAATGATGATGCCGGGATAAAGACAGCGGTGCTGGAGATTTCTGGGCCGTTTGCCTATGGAAAATTGCGCTCAGAGAACGGCGTGCATCGGCTGGTGCGCCTCAGTCCGTTTAATGCTGATAATTTGCGCCAGACCAGCTTCGCGCTGGTGGAGGTACTACCAAAAATTGATACGCCGGATGAAATTGCGATTGACCCGAATGATCTGAGGATTGACGTCTACCGCTCGGGCGGTAAGGGCGGCCAAGGAGTGAACACCACTGACTCGGCGGTGCGGGTGACGCACGTACCGACGGGCATTACCGTGGCGATTCAGAATGAGCGTTCGCAGATCCAGAATAAAGAAACGGCGCTGAAGATTTTGCGCTCCAAGTTACTGGCAATGAAACTGGAGCAACACGCCGAAACCCTGTCTGATCTCAGGGCCGGCGAGTCAGCCAACTGGGGTAGCCAGATTAGAAATTACGTCCTACACCCGTACACACTGGTCAAGGATACCCGCACCAAGCACGAGAACCGCAACGCCCAGGGCGTGCTGGATGGGGATGTTGATGAGTTTATGACGGCTTATTTGCGTGAATCGCGCGGCTGA